TACCGTTCAGCATGCCTGGATTCCATCGCGGCATGGCGTTCAGCAACCGAAGCGCTTCTGTGTCGATGGATGGATGCACCCCACGCAACACTTTCGGATCCATGATATTTCCTTCCGAATCCACCTCGAACGTTGTGTAGACGTCCCCGATGATCTCCTCCTTCGCAGCTTCAGTTGGATAGCGCAGATTCGCTTTGATGAATGCCCTCAGCTCGGCCTCGCCACCAGGGAAGCTAGGCATCATAACGGGGTCAATGAATGCCACGGTATCGATCAGGGGCGGCACTGGTTCCTTGATCGTGAATTTCACCGGCAGGTTGTACCGCACGCGCACCTTCTGCCCTTTGTGCTCGCCGGGCGTCCATACGGGCATGCTGCGCACGGCTTTCAGCGCAACCTCATCGCAGCCGCCACCGATGCCGCGCAGCACGTTCGCGTTCGTGATGCTTCCGTCCTTTTCCACAACGAAGTTGACGAACACCGTGCCTTGTATGCCAGCGTCGCGCGCGGCTTCCGGGTAGCGGATGGCTGGCAGCAGGTATTTGTACAACTCGGTTTCCCCGCCAGGGAATGCGGGCGACACCTCCACAATGGTGAACAATGAGTCTCCGAACTCCGTGTCGTCCACGTTGGGAGCAGTGACCACTTGTGCGATTGCATGGTTGGCGGCCGTAGCAAGCAGGCACGCGCAGAGGGCTTGTTGAACTTGAGGCATGCCGAAATCTAACATGGCAGATCCATTGGCTCAGCCTTTCCACATGCGCTTGTTCAGGCCAATCGTGCGTCTGGCGCCATCAACAGGCGCCCGCTGAAACATGCGTGCTGAAGGCCCAGGACTCCCCTTACCTCCCCGATAGCTTTCGCTCCGAGCCGCTTACCCGGCGATCACATGGGCAACAACGAGATCCGCGCGCTGATCACCCTGATCGACGAT
The DNA window shown above is from Flavobacteriales bacterium and carries:
- a CDS encoding energy transducer TonB, which codes for MPQVQQALCACLLATAANHAIAQVVTAPNVDDTEFGDSLFTIVEVSPAFPGGETELYKYLLPAIRYPEAARDAGIQGTVFVNFVVEKDGSITNANVLRGIGGGCDEVALKAVRSMPVWTPGEHKGQKVRVRYNLPVKFTIKEPVPPLIDTVAFIDPVMMPSFPGGEAELRAFIKANLRYPTEAAKEEIIGDVYTTFEVDSEGNIMDPKVLRGVHPSIDTEALRLLNAMPRWNPGMLNGKPVRVQFTLPIRFSPK